The Camelina sativa cultivar DH55 chromosome 16, Cs, whole genome shotgun sequence sequence GAGCTGGTGGTGAGAGCTTAACATTCTGATTCCCTTTAAATCACACAAGAGTTCCGTAAACTGGTGGACGAGGCAATTTGCCTTGTCGCTCACAAAGATCTCGTACTTTGCCATGAGGGAAAAAGGGTAATCACGTGAAGTCTTGTGGTAGACGACTGTGGAAAAAACGGAATCCCGTAAGCGGTTGTGGTGGAGGCGGAGGAAGCAATGATCAGAGAGGAGAGACTTAAATTGCTTTGAGACTGATCGGAATCTGGCTAGGGATTTGCCTGGAACTCGGGACATGATCTCTATAACAAGGTCATTGGGCAGAGAAACATATACCATGTTTTCCAAGCTAtatattgatttgtttattctttgtgCTTTAATCGTGTGCCACTGTGCCCTTAGCTCTTTTTATAAGCAGCCAAGGCCAAGAGCAAGCAGGAGGAGCATACACTAATTAATgtttggagaagagaaaaaactgTATTTTCAGATATTTAAATCTTAAAGCGTAAAAAGCGGCCTCTTAAGATTATGACTATCAAATACCGTTTCTTGTACCACAATCCACAAAGTTCTCCACCCACCCGAAACACCAAATTCTATAAAACAccaaattctcaaaaacatatcataacttttccaaatttattccCGGATTCTATAAATCCACTTCTTCTAAAACCTTAAAATAGTTTTAAGCACGTATAAAACCTTAAATGACTACAGATTTTTAACAGTTTTTGATATTTGGGAGCTAATCATTAATCATAACCAGTTAATTATTCAttaaagaatttaataaaatcaaaatttagatTTCCGAAACAAATGGGAAAACCAGATTAGCACGCTTGCGGGGGCTTCAAGTTGGTTTCAGATCACACAGCACGCTTATGAGGCTTATACTATTGTTAAAAACTGGGCCTTAAGCCCATTAAACAGTAACAAAAAGCCTGCATCAGGTATCTTCTACCTCTGTCTTGATTGATTCTTTAAACAAATGGCTCTAATGTAATGCAAGTTTATGAcgaaataaaaatacataaaggTGTGGAGAGTATAACAAGAACACAAATCCAAATCTCCTACAAAAACTTCTACgactaaaaagaaagatataaaaaaaaacatccgaTTCCACTATTTtccaacataaaatatatacagaTGAGAGAGAGATCTCATCGTTCTCTCACTCACAGAATCTGATACTGAATTGAAGCAAAGCATTACTACAGGTATCTTTTGTcttgtctaatcttttttttttttcttttcttactttgTCTGTCTTTGGTTAAGTAAAGAATCTGTCTCTTGCTTTGAATGCTATATCTTTCTTTCATTGTCTATTGTTAATGCTAACCAAAAAAACGAAATCAAGATCCGTGATGTTTCATCATGAGTATCTcgcctctctgtttttttttttgcttttcttgacATGAATTTATTAGACTCTTATTAAAAGAAGATCAAGAATCAACTTGGTTCAGAAGTTCACAAAGTTACAGAGACTTTGATTGATAATGGTGAAGAATGTGTTTAGCCGAATTGATTTGTCGAGTTTCATTACAGGCTCAACTGAACATACTTGGCAACCAACAATGTCTTCAGAGACGAACATCCCAAGTTACTGGCTTAACTGGAGATTCTTTCTGTGTGCTATCTTCGTCTCTACGTCTCTGTTTCTGTCTTCGTTTCTGATTTGGAGATACGAAGGACCAAGAAAACGCAAGAAACACggtgatgataatgatgatgatgatgatcaaagcTTGGAACTCGAGCAACTCACTGGAGTTGTATATGATGATGAAACTTGGAACACTTGTGTCAAAGACATGCATCCGAATTGGTTGTTAGGTTTtcgtgtttttggttttattgttcTTCTTGGACTTATCTCTGGTAATGCTATTGCTGATGGTACCGGCATTTTCATCTTCTACACACAGTGAGTTTTCGTAAAGACTTGGTGATTTACATAAAGAGTTTTACATCTGACTAGTTctgatgagttttgttttgttcttatcAGATGGACTTTCACATTGGTTACAGTTTACTTTGGGGTATGGCTTTTCTTCACCTTATCATGGTACTTCACATGCTTTATCCAATCTCTGTCTCTACCTGAGATTAGTAGTTATTACATGTGTAACTATGTGGAATCTACAAGGGTCAGATGAGCAATATTTTCTGTGGAACCGGTTTTTCAGAACCTTTAACTGGACTTTGATGTAATGCAGCTTGCAGCATTAGTGTCCATATACAGATTTAAGTCAGCTGATAATGATGAAAACGGAGTCAGTACAGTCGACGCAGAGCAAGGGTCGTATAGACCTCCCCTGCATGGGGAAAACTCGAATGCGTTTAAATCTTCAAACGGACATGATAGAGACAACAGGTCTACACGTCAGATTGCAACTACATTGGGTTACATTCATCAGATTCTTTTTCAAGTAAGTTTTTGAAGTAAGAGTCAGTTCTCTGCATAAAGTTCTACGTGTCTTAACATGTTTTGGATTGCAGACTTGTGCAGGAGCTGTATTGCTTACAGATGGTGTGTTTTGGTTCATTATCTACCCTTTCCTCACAGCCAAAGATTTCAGTCTCGACTTTGTAAGTTTTAACTGTAAGCAAATTGTCACACTTTGTAAGTCTTTGATTGTCTCTGAGGCTAAATTGTAACCAAACATTGATACTGCAGTTCATTGTGATTATGCACTCGGTCAATGCTATTTTCCTCCTCGGTGAAACTTTCCTGAATTCTCTGGTTAGTTGATATGCTTAATTCAACATAATAATAACCttttgatgataatgatgatgacctttgatgatgatttccatATGTATTCAGCGGTTCCCGTTGTTCAGAATTGCATACTTTGTGGTATGGACTAGTATATTTGTGCTATTCCAATGGATTGTTCATGCTTGTGTCTCCTTCTGGTAATAGTCATGTTTCTatctttatttactttattcTATGCACATATTAGTTTTACACTTTTACTTGCTTAGGCTATTGAGGTATGTGTAATATAAACAATGTGCATGATCTTTGTTTGTGCAGGTGGCCTTACCCTTTCTTGGATTTGTCATCACCCTATGCCCCTTTATGGTAACTTTACACAAAGTTCATCGCCTAGTTCCTTATCCGATTATTATTCTGGTTCTAGAGATATAGACAATGAAAATGATTGTTGATCTTGAATGGGTTTAAAGACTACaaagtaaatgttttaaatGATGTTTGCAGGTATGCGGCTGTTGGGGCTATGCACATACCATGCTTTGGAATATTTGCTTTGATCGTGAAGTTGAAGTACATATGGCTCTCAAGATAGTACTCAGAACTCAGAAGGACCATAATAACCAAATATCATTCATATATACTCAGAATCTTTAAAAGAGTCTCTCATGAGCCTTGAATAGAGAGTTTAAAGAAGTAAGTTACAGACTCTCATAGTCTCATGTGGTATAGCCGTATAGGTTCTGTCCTGTctctgtataatttttttcttttcttttctgtaaaTTACATTCAAAATTCCTTTTGAAGGAACATATAATCACTTAGCTAAGCTAGACACCAATTTTTTAAGAACATTTATTTCTCTAATCTAATACACCTCCCAGCTAAGCTATGGTGTATACACAATTCGATATCATAATGTTCAACTGTGTCTACACCATAGCTTAGCTGGGAGGTGTATTagattagaaagaagaaaaaaaatgtcctTCTGTGTTTATTGTTAGACATAAAGGTTGGACCGGATTTTTAGTGGGAGTGGAGAGTATAAGTTTcacaaatccaaatttttattcgatgaataatatttatcctgataaactaattaatcataTCTTCCGGAATTTTTAATTCGGAAGTTTAAAAGAAGCATCATGTCcatgagaaatatttttaattctaaacACATTGTTTCAATGTAAGAAGAACAAAAgcttgtttgataaaaatagaAAGGAACAAAAGCTTTATAGTTTTATCCAAAAATGGCGAAAATAGTATTTTCTCAGGTTTAACCAGAAAACAATACATTATAGTAATAACAGTGAGTTTGTGGGCCGCGAAGAGCCCATTATTACTTTCGGCGTTGAACCGTGTCTTCTTCATGTGCACATCTAAAAAGTTATCTTCAATATGTGGCCGTAACAAACATTGTTTTTCcttattcattttttcttaattatttgtaCATGTATGCTCTTCTTTTTGTTGatcaatatatttaacatttttaaaaatgattatgatAACAATAATTGTATTATGAAATTAAGAAAGTTCTAGGTGGACTTTTATCCTCTCGTCTATGTACTTAGCTAGcttaatacatagattaataGTATAATATGGCTATATAGATATAAACTATTCACTATGTCCCTAAGGGCATGTCCATGGCATACTTCACATAGGATCTgaagaattagaaaaaaaaaaagagaaaaaaaattggaaagagaaaaaaaagtgtctCTCCCGAGAGTAACAAAGACACTGAATCTACATGTGTCATTATTGTACTGGctgggtgaaaaaaaaaattaattaaattaaaaaaaatatattattatttattttttttgacaccCAAATGACAGTATCACCAATGAAATTGCTCTAATATATTGATGTTTAGATAttatcacacatattaagaaaaaaaaattatttgtaaattaatttctaattacCTTtggtaaaaagagaaaatataaaccattAGAATAAATGCCATGtatgaaaaaacataaaataaaaaaaaaactttaatttttagtatacaaaataaactttttagaaacaaaaatacatcCTAAAACATTAATCTATTAGGGGTTTTTATTCTCGTGACTCCTGAGTTTAGGTTTCGAATAGCCAGTTCAGATGATGTCGAAATGTACCAATTTAGTTTATGCATTTGACTAAACTATACCACTAGTCTAGATTTATAGATACGTGTGATCATTCTAATTCTTTTCTACTATAGTTTATTCATTGactaaaataagatttttagCTTTTTATCAAACGTGGTGGTTGTGTTTTGTGAGCTCTCCAATGGAAGATTAAAAAGTCAGCTAGCTAGTAATTGCACTTTTGGAATAATAGTTAGGTTTCCATCGTCAAATGCGCCATACGCATAACCAAAAAGGTTAAACTGAAGATAAAATGAAGTCAAACTCGAAGATAAACAAAATGGTGCCACGTTAATGACGAATATCTTTTGTGATCTTTAACATGAGCtaatattataaaactaactctccatatataaatttatctttcGAGTTTTGATCTCACCTGTACAGTTGGAGCCCAATTACCTTCCACTAATCGTTAACTAAGCTATCTGATTCCCAAAGCGACGATCTCAATCCTCACCGGGATAAACAGACTAGAATATTAAGATTCTTACGAGGATAAACAAACTAGAATCGTAACAAAACATCTACCAAAGGTAACCTAGAAATTATTAAACGAGACAACTTAATTTGATAGATTTCCGCAATATCACTATTTTGTGGCTATAATAGAAAGATATAGTAGAACACTTTCTGTTCGAAGCAAACTTCGAGATTTTTTAAGATAAACGAAATAAAGACAAAATATACATTTGATGGAGTCATGGACCACAGACAAAACGCAAAAGGACCACTTCATAAGAAACATTTGAAGATGGAGAATATAAACACTTTTGCATCAGGATGCTTGATATTGTTTTTGTCTTAATGCATGTCTACGACGTCCCAAGTTCATGGGAATAACATCAATGTGCTACAcagtaaatatataatataacaataagttttgttttttctggttCAACAGCAGTTTTTTTCTTACGCAAAAAACAGATTATAgtcttaaacaaaaaatatatatgtatattaatagaTGCTCATATTTGTTGTCCCAATAAAGCAATAATAAACTATTCTTCTCCACTGTTTCAAGCTGtattttcaaaagattgatTCCTTAAGATAAAGGTTAAAATAACCCATAAATTACTTTTTTGGTCCATAAAAGCTTTCCTTGATATATATAAACGCCTTGGCGCAACGACGACTGCCGAAGAAACAAAGGATCAaattggttcggtttcggtGATCAGTTATTTATTTTCCTAGCATAGAAGTCTATTGGTGACCATTTGTCCACTTTTTCTTACAGATATGTACATTttgatctttatatattttagttacttACTTAAAAAAATGAGTACCCCAGTATTTTAGCTATGTCAAATATGTTGAATAGTTAAATATTTGCATAgatcataaaaaaaacataaagccAAGGCAAAAAAATAGATACATAACAAGTAATAACATATGAATATTAAGACTAAGGagtttccaaaaacaaatcataacaaGTAAATAAGATAGCAGCAGAATTTGTTAACAAAATAGTAGTACTAGCATCACTAATTATTAGTcttataagatgttttggtcaacaaaataatattatgaatcAAAACCTAACAACCTTAGATAGATCACGGGAAAAATTCCATACGAAACACACTTGAGTGGACGTACAGTACTAGACTACTAGCATCACTAATTATGCAAACATGGTCCAATAATTTAGTCATTGTTTTTGTCATTATCATTTTTTCTGCAAGACATGAACTCATAATGGGAGATTCAGACCAAAAACTTTCTTAATTAAATCCGGAACGTTTTGATGCTATTATTTCTTGACGATAATGTCATAATGATCATCTAGAAAATTGACGATAATGTATAGATGTCGCGAAGGCCAACGGTGAGGATTCAATCCAATACAATCCAACGAAGTGAAATGCGAGAAGCAAAGCTCTGTCCTTTTTATAAGTGGTAATAATACAAAACTGGAACCTTTATGTCAGTTAAAATTCACAGTTTCACACCAAAGTAGTCCGACGGATAGATATGTCAATCAACCTGTCCATCAACATAAAGAcctttatgatatttttaatattctgttttttttttggataaaaaaaatatacggaTCATTGGATCGGGTTTTGGAGTATATACATGCAAAAATATCGGTTTTCTTGGAATAAAAGGTTAAAAGaatgattttcttattaaaaataaactacagGGTCTATATTACCATATAAGGTAATgatctattttcatttttcagttGATACTTGATACTAGACGCTAAAGCTACATAAGATtcttgtgaacaaaaaaaacgtgGGATTAGTCGAGTGGCCACTAAAAAACTTACATCCAAAGGGGATTTTAATTACCACATTACTgaaagcaatcaaacaaaatttattattgctCACTAAGATTTTGATGGCTGTGATCGACAAGAAGCACGTAGGTACCGTAGACGTGTATACAGCGAAACAAATCTCGGAGAAGTTGAATGAACCGATCCGGCTCTGGACAACTAGAATTGTGAGTGTTGGCCACCGTAATTATAAACAGAAAAGCGTATTAATTAGTCATCTACGGACGTGCAAACTCTTCCCTTGGAACTGTTTCACGATTCAAATTACTATTTTTGTAActtatttttgttaacaaacGCTTTATATGATATGCgtctatttttttgttctttcagtGTGTGAGCAATAAAAAGTAGTGGTGaacttttgaaaatacaaagaaaaagacaagtaaGGTGAACTTTTTATCCGAATCGTATTCCTTAACATATACGGCAAACCTTGAtattctttctctccttttttcaCTCTGTGACGTCCTCGTTTATGTAAATAACGATATAAAATAGATGGAACAGAACTGCATGAAGTcagttaatataatgttatcttaaatatactttagttttgTCGAAGAATAATGCAAATTTCTATAGGACCTGTACAAAGATAGACCTTTACGCCTAGTTTCGTAATTTCCTAATTCTTTTCCTAACAAAATTAgcgtttttggtttttggctGAAATATTTACGATCCTTGTCCTCTCAAGCAACACTCAACTTGACCAAGTCTATTTTCATTGTCTTTCTTCCACTCTTGGGAAAAGTTTGTTGAACCGGCggtttcatcttttcttttaactttcttATAATTTCCGAGCTAGTTCAGTAGTAACCAAGCCAAGGGGCTGGTGGGAGATCGCAGAGACGTACGAGCACTGATCGTATTATACTTATGGATAGAATGTGTGGTTTCCGTTCGACGGTAGACTATTCAGAGAAACCGGCGTTGATGATGATGCCGTCAGATTACCAGTCTTTGCTCTGTTCATCCGCCGGAGACAATCGCGTGTTTGGATCCGACGAACTCGCTACCGCTTTGTCGTCGGAGACACCTTGGATCCCTCCTCCGCGTATACGAAAAGCTGAGGATAGTTTCTCGCTTGGCTTGATCAAATCGAAGATTGCTTGTCATCCTTTGTATCCTCGCTTGCTCCAAACCTACATCGATTGCCAGAAGGTAATCTCATGACCATTAAAACATACAAGAtcagtgtttagggtttagccTCAGTGATTTTACATGTTCTCTTAAGCATATATGCACACGGCCTACTACTCAGTGCTTGCCTCGTCTTCCCTAATTTTGGTTACAATTTCGTTTCtcttacttctttttttctagtGCTAAACCACTTTTACCCTAAGATACTACGGAGATAATATAAAGTTGATGCGTGTGAATCGTgatggtttttttggttattgattcGTAGGTGGGAGCGCCTATGGAGATAGGATACATATTGGAAGAGATTCAGAGAGAGAACGATGTGTACATGTACAAGAAGCGAGATGTTACTCTGATTTCTAGCTTTGGAGATGATCCTGAGCTTGACGAATTCATGGTTTCTTTCTAACTAGTCCTTTTTGTCTCatctttgatcttttttttttctctttcttttttttttatttgatatacattttttttttgtgtggtgcGATTTAAGGAAAGCTACTGTGATATATTGGCTAAATACAAATCTGATCTCGCGAGGCCGTTTGATGAGGCTACGTCTTTTTTGAACAAGATCGAAACGCAGCTCCAGAACCTGTGCATTGGTCCCGCGTCAGTTACAGGCCTTTCAGGTCAGCACTGGATGATCCCTCTCTATATCTAGGTTTAATGTActcttgatttcttttttgcTGTTTTCTTGTTCACTCTCGTAGTGTTTTCATTGATCTTTGTGCACTATCCTCGATCTGTGTCCTTGCGTTAATTTTCACCTTACAAATCGAGCGGATTTGAGAATCTCTCCCCATAACTTTCCCTTTAGGTTTTAGGAATTGATGTACATCTTCTGAGTtctaacaaataaacaataaacgAGAAAGATAAGTTGTAGCTGATACACAGAAAGAGCTTAGTAGATCCGGTTAGACAACCCAAGGTATAAAAAGTTAGaaagagcaaaagaaaacactaaaaCCCTAGTTTTGGAGGAAACCATGATTGCTTCAGTACATCTTTACATAGTTggtaaaatctttgaaaatagaaaacacaTGCTTTAGATGGGTGCATGACCTTGGCACAGCTTTGTGCCATTTAATTTCTTTCATGAATTATATGGTTGGAGCAGTGTGGGATTAGTAGTGCTAGGGGTAAGGAGTAGGTAGGATTTTCACTGGTagtgatatttgtttttctagTGATCTTTTGGTGTggtttacttttcttttgtttctttataataatatatacttgtAAGTTGTATTATTATCTTCTCCTCTGTCAGAAGAAAAATGGGTCTATGAAAGCAAAAACTTTTGCGCTAGAGATTCTGATTTTGACAATTCAGTGTCGTACTGACACTTAtttaatttgcttctttctagTGAAAATCCAATGATAGAGAGAAAACCTAGTCATAAGTTCCACTTATTTTCTTCAGCTTGTTGCTTTGGTTCATGTTTAGATCATATGAGTAGCTATTGCTTATGCTGTTTGCATTTTCATTAATATCGGGTGGGTAAAACAAATGTTAGTTCTTGATTGCTCCAACTTCTCTTGGTGAATGAACCAAAGTTTATGCTACTTTTTCACAGTAAGTGTCAGACTTAAGTTTTATCCCTATCACTTTAGTTTATActattagagagagagaaaacaaatattgtGTATAATGAGTATAAATGAATAGTTTTCTTAATATGCatgaaaaatgaataattatttttgaatcGGAGGGTCTAGTTGGTAATCAACTAGACATTAGCCCTTCTTACTGGATACATTGTACCTAGCCTAAGAGTCTTTCATTTGAATTCTGTTTTGTCCTGTGTGTTCATATCCCATGTACAAATCACTGGTGTGCTTATTTTTCACGTACGAACCCATCTGACttagtaaaccaaaaaaagtgtTTGGATCAGGTCAAATAGTTggattttgtgtttctttagcCTGGAAAagctaaaacaaatttatagatTATGTTATATGTGGCCATAAAAAATGCTTGATGGCCAATTGGCTTCTATCTTCTCCATGTAGCTTCGGTTGTACTTTGTTAGCAAGAGTTGTTACTACTAATCAGCATACATAATTAATTTGGAGTTTGCATAGGGAATCATGTCCAAAAGGTTTTAAACAGATCTTCAGCTTGAATTTTCTATTAGTGGACTAATATTTagtataatcttatttttaatggtTGGAAGTACAACTTGCCATTTTTGGGTAATCTCGTGTATATTCTTTTTGATTGGATATATATTAGTACTGTATTACCTTCTGAGTGTGAGTTCTGAacatcttctttatctttttttaactctccagaatttttttttcttttcttttcaactgAATTCATCgtaaactaataaaagaaatCCTATGATGTATTCGTTTCACCTGTAGTTTTCAGAGTCACgtggttttggtttcttttcgTGCTAATATGCTTTAGGGATAAACCAAATGCTCTTGTCAACTGATATAATGTATTTACTGtacttcttttttgttcttgctATACTGTGATTAACCCTTTTCGCAATTAGTTCATTTACCGTATGCTGTTTGTGACACCTGATGAGTTGGTATAAGCTTATGTTTGTGGGCATGGTCAGAGCCGTGCCTATGTGTATTAAAATGAAACATTCGCCTCCAGCcttatattttttgtaagaaaccTAAAGGCAGTcatatgcatatttttattttaaaagagtAAGAGATTAATGAGGATTGCAAAATGGTAGCTAAGctaaaaatatggaaaataaatTAGGATGACTATTAATCCCTTCACCTCTTCTTAATTGAAATATACGTAATTTAAGTTTTACATTTTGCTTCCttctgtttttattatataaaaactaataaaaacaaatgcatAATCAATTGGTAAGTAATAAGTATACAATTCACTATAAATGGTTTCATctagtattattattctttcatAATGATAAccaaaacattatttaaaaaatttacaaatgatGCACCGGTTGTTATTATAGATTAGAATCAGTTGGAAATTTTAGATTTGTAATACTTTAGTATTTATTTGTAAGATAAtgaaattagtttttttgaagACATATTTTTAGTACCGCCTCCGGCCTCTATATCTCTAGGCATGGCTGTGGGCATGGTCAATCTTGGTCATGGCTTTTGTTCCAATCTTGTCATATCTTAAAAAACATTTGGTGTTAGTAGCTAGATTACTGCACTAGTTGTTTCCATTACCATGATAATTGATAGCCATATGGCATGGTGCACTGCATCCGTCTATGGGAGCTTAGGTCTCATTGCAGTTTATGCATGCATGTTAGCATGTACAATCTCTATTCCTAAGAAACCAGTTGGCTGGAAATCGAAAGCCTGTTGTTTTGAACAAAGCACTATGTCATGGCACATTAGTTGCTTCACCAGTTCTAGACACGATGGTCATTTGAAAAGTCTTGTGTATTGTCTTGCACATAGTAAGATGATCCTAAAAATCTGCATTTGTCAGGTATATTAATATACTGATAAACTGTTTGGTTATATCACCACCTTCGTAGATAGAATAGTACTTTgacaccaaaaacaaacaatgcgTGATAAGCTTGAATTAGAAACCTTTTAGcctcttttgatttttaaatagaagaagTTCGAGATAGCTAGAGATATCGGGCATATGGGGTGGTCGGGTGTCACATGGACTCCCGTGGATTCCGCTGGTGGATCCCTCTGTGACCCAATCACAACTCTCTCTTTTAAGCTTTTGTGTGttcatttgattttgattataaaggaaaagttagaaaagaaaataggGGAGAGACATGGAGTTTCACTTCTGTACAGCGCAATCATCTATGACTAATGCTTCTCCACTCTCTTCCTATCTTTTTCAACTGTTGCTTAGTGGTTGTCATTACC is a genomic window containing:
- the LOC104750889 gene encoding uncharacterized protein LOC104750889 isoform X2; translated protein: MSSETNIPSYWLNWRFFLCAIFVSTSLFLSSFLIWRYEGPRKRKKHGDDNDDDDDQSLELEQLTGVVYDDETWNTCVKDMHPNWLLGFRVFGFIVLLGLISGNAIADGTGIFIFYTQWTFTLVTVYFGLAALVSIYRFKSADNDENGVSTVDAEQGSYRPPLHGENSNAFKSSNGHDRDNRSTRQIATTLGYIHQILFQTCAGAVLLTDGVFWFIIYPFLTAKDFSLDFFIVIMHSVNAIFLLGETFLNSLRFPLFRIAYFVVWTSIFVLFQWIVHACVSFWWPYPFLDLSSPYAPLWYAAVGAMHIPCFGIFALIVKLKYIWLSR
- the LOC104750890 gene encoding homeobox protein knotted-1-like 2; amino-acid sequence: MDRMCGFRSTVDYSEKPALMMMPSDYQSLLCSSAGDNRVFGSDELATALSSETPWIPPPRIRKAEDSFSLGLIKSKIACHPLYPRLLQTYIDCQKVGAPMEIGYILEEIQRENDVYMYKKRDVTLISSFGDDPELDEFMESYCDILAKYKSDLARPFDEATSFLNKIETQLQNLCIGPASVTGLSDDGAVSSDEELREADDDVAAHESQQRNNDRDLKDLLLRKFGSHISSLKLEFSKKKKKGKLPREARQALLDWWNVHYRWPYPTEGDKIALAEETGLDQKQINNWFINQRKRHWKPSENMPFAMMDDSSDTFFTEE
- the LOC104750889 gene encoding uncharacterized protein LOC104750889 isoform X1; translation: MVKNVFSRIDLSSFITGSTEHTWQPTMSSETNIPSYWLNWRFFLCAIFVSTSLFLSSFLIWRYEGPRKRKKHGDDNDDDDDQSLELEQLTGVVYDDETWNTCVKDMHPNWLLGFRVFGFIVLLGLISGNAIADGTGIFIFYTQWTFTLVTVYFGLAALVSIYRFKSADNDENGVSTVDAEQGSYRPPLHGENSNAFKSSNGHDRDNRSTRQIATTLGYIHQILFQTCAGAVLLTDGVFWFIIYPFLTAKDFSLDFFIVIMHSVNAIFLLGETFLNSLRFPLFRIAYFVVWTSIFVLFQWIVHACVSFWWPYPFLDLSSPYAPLWYAAVGAMHIPCFGIFALIVKLKYIWLSR